From the Corticium candelabrum chromosome 2, ooCorCand1.1, whole genome shotgun sequence genome, one window contains:
- the LOC134198239 gene encoding LOW QUALITY PROTEIN: helicase POLQ-like (The sequence of the model RefSeq protein was modified relative to this genomic sequence to represent the inferred CDS: inserted 1 base in 1 codon), whose protein sequence is MCGDGGGEKETFFGLPVKVKELLEENRQVKNLYEWQETCLKLDAVRRRHNFIYSLPTSGGKTLVAEILILRELLCRNRDALYVLPFVSIVQEKVRALCPFATELGFSIEEYAAHRGRMPSLKRPNKCSLYIATIEKANSLVNSLIEENRIEEIGIAVFDELHMLVEGGERGATLEISICKLKFASPSTQIIGMSATLSNVCDLQQFLDAELYRNDFRPIQLKEYVQFKDGTYRVDDVINEDKILSKATPCRSDIVSQVDLKRDPDGLVARALDAVLGEDGFPRHSCLVFCPTKSSCQSVAXMILFVLRNSYTQMVEWRSAEKRQLLEAINDDVGSFCSVLAETIPYGVAYHNSTLTMDERQHIESSYMCGVLFVLCCTSTLAAGVNLPAKRVIVRSLYVGQQLMTISHYKQMVGRAGRAGLDDSGESILIVQPKEQMQVIEMLRNSFSKRCSSLLLQDSKPIRRLVLNIIGLKIASNEELLMSFMNTTLFSIQTKREDVESFVKEAIRSLLNAKLLCYRPICMSLPALHGSQKLDVPADVCGGGFIKKENPLAAIDDLFRDLDVTAVGRATYKGCIDVDIGPIVYRDLQRAQEHLVLAGNLHLVHLVTPYDLTLSMKVNNWQALLTKVSNFSSSELHATDVIGCNEGYVSRRVSGEAGKKNDDKENRYVRFYFSLILCHLIQGNTIWKTSEKFQVERGFVQSLLQSATLFSSCLVHFIKELPEFWSLSLLLEVITKRIAMASTTELLPLMELSSVKLSHAKQLYKAGFKTLQLVARSDVDTLVRCMRPLSREAAKKIIAAAKTLLIEKARELQEEAEDLAAGVELAS, encoded by the exons AtgtgtggtgatggtggtggtgaaAAAGAGACGTTTTTTGGATTGCCGGTGAAAGTGAAGGAGCTGCTGGAGGAAAATAGACAAGTAAAGAATCTTTATG AGTGGCAGGAGACATGTCTGAAGTTGGATGCTGTCAGACGCAGACATAACTTCATTTATTCGCTCCCAACTAGTGGAGGAAAGACTCTCGTTGCAGAGATTTTGATTCTTAGAGAATTGCTTTGTCGTAATCGTGACGCCCTGTATGTCCTTCCCTTCGTGTCTATAGTTCAAGAAAAG GTTCGTGCTCTCTGTCCCTTTGCAACAGAATTGGGCTTTAGCATTGAAGAGTATGCAGCACACAGAGGGCGAATGCCTTCATTGAAACGTCCAAACAAATGCTCACTGTATATTGCTACAATTGAAAAA GCTAATAGTTTGGTCAACAGTTTGATTGAAGAGAATCGCATTGAGGAAATTGGAATTGCTGTGTTTGATGAA CTCCACATGCTTGTTGAAGGAGGTGAACGTGGTGCAACTCTTGAAATCTCTATTTGCAAGCTGAAGTTTGCAAGCC CTTCAACACAGATCATTGGTATGAGTGCCACCCTGAGCAATGTTTGCGATCTCCAGCAATTCCTAGATGCTGAACTGTACCGCAACGACTTCAGGCCA ATCCAACTCAAAGAATATGTTCAATTCAAAGATGGAACATATAGAGTGGATGACGTGATTAACGAAGACAAAATTCTTTCAAAAGCCACACCTTGTAGG TCGGATATTGTCAGTCAGGTTGACTTGAAGAGAGACCCGGATGGTTTGGTGGCCCGCGCGTTGGATGCCGTGCTGGGGGAGGATGGCTTTCCTAGGCATTCGTGTCTCGTGTTTTGTCCAACGAAGTCGAGCTGTCAGAGTGTGG AAATGATTTTGTTCGTGTTGCGCAA TTCATATACTCAAATGGTGGAGTGGCGTTCTGCCGAGAAACGGCAACTTCTTGAGGCCATCAATGATGACGTTGGCTCTTTCTGTTCAGTTTTAGCAGAGACGATACCGTATGGAGTGGCATACCACAACAGCACTTTGACCATGGATGAGCGACAACACATAGAATCCTCGTACATGTGTGGAGTTCTGTTTGTTCTCTGTTGCACATCAACTCTTGCTGCAGGTGTTAACTTGCCAGCAAAAAG GGTTATTGTACGTTCTCTGTATGTTGGGCAGCAGTTGATGACAATCAGTCATTACAAACAGATGGTAGGGAGAGCTGGAAGGGCTGGTTTAGATGACAGTGGGGAGAGCATTTTGATTGTGCAGCCAAAGGAACAGATGCAG GTCATTGAAATGCTTCGAAACTCATTTAGCAAGCGTTGTAGTTCACTATTATTGCAAGACAGCAAACCTATCAGGAGACTTGTCTTAAACATTATAGGGCTGAAA ATTGCCAGCAATGAGGAGCTGTTGATGTCGTTTATGAACACGACACTTTTcagcatacaaacaaaacgtgAAGATGTGGAGAGTTTTGTGAAAGAGGCAATACGGAGTCTGTTGAATGCAAAACTGCTCTGCTATCGCCCTATTTGCATGAGCTTACCAGCATTACATGGATCACAAAAGTTGGATGTTCCTGCTGACGTTTGCGGTGGAGGGTTTATCAAGAAAGAGAATCCATTGGCAGCTATTGATGATTTGTTCCGTGATCTTGATGTAACAGCTGTGGGAAGAGCTACGTATAAGG GTTGTATTGATGTTGACATTGGACCAATTGTCTATCGTGACTTGCAGCGAGCACAAGAACACCTTGTTCTTGCTGGCAATCTTCATCTTGTTCATCTTGTTACTCCATATGATCTTACACTTTCAATGAAAGTCAACAATTGGCAAGCGCTTTTGACAAAA GTGTCAAATTTCTCTTCGAGTGAGTTGCACGCCACTGATGTTATTGGTTGTAATGAAGGTTATGTATCACGAAGAGTTTCAGGAGAAGCAGGCAAGAAG AATGATGACAAAGAAAACCGATATGTTCGTTTCTACTTCTCCCTCATATTGTGTCACCTGATTCAAGGCAATACCATCTGGAAAACATCAGAGAAGTTTCAAGTGGAGCGAGGTTTTGTACAAAGTTTACTTCAATCGGCTACTTTGTTTTCCAGCTGTTTAGTTCACTTTATCAAG GAGTTGCCTGAATTCTGGAGTTTGAGTCTTCTCCTTGAAGTGATTACAAAACGAATTGCAATGGCAAGCACTACAGAGCTGTTGCCATTGATGGAGTTGTCGTCTGTCAAACTG AGTCATGCGAAGCAGCTTTACAAAGCTGGCTTCAAGACACTCCAGCTGGTTGCAAGATCAGATGTGGATACTCTGGTCAGATGCATGCGTCCGCTGTCACGTGAAGCTGCTAAGAAGATAATCGCAGCAGCAAAG ACGCTGCTGATAGAGAAGGCTCGAGAACTCCAAGAGGAAGCTGAGGATTTGGCTGCGGGTGTAGAATTGGCATCATAA